A single genomic interval of Acetobacteraceae bacterium harbors:
- the rpsA gene encoding 30S ribosomal protein S1, which produces MASATTLESGKNKAQTQGNEDFAALLEETLGSDSGFEGSVVTGQVIRLNDEFAIVDVGLKSEGRVALKEFAPPGVAADVKPGDAIELYVERYEDRDGLIVLSREKARREEAWTSLERAFANNQRVNGTIYGRVKGGFTVDLGGAMAFLPGSQVDIRPVRDVGPLMGQPQPFQILKIDRARGNIVVSRRAVLEETRAEQRSELIQGLKEGMILDGVVKNITDYGAFVDLGGVDGLLHVTDIAWKRINHPAEALQIGQPVRVQVIRFNSDTQRISLGMKQLEADPWENIAIKYPPGARYTARVTNITDYGAFVELEAGVEGLVHVSEMSWTKKNVHPGKLVSTSQEVDVVVLDVDSSKRRISLGLKQVQRNPWEQFAEEHKVGSVIEGEIRNITEFGLFVGLSADIDGMVHMSDLSWDEAGEVAMAKYEKGQVVQAKVLDVDAEKERISLGIKQLHDDPAADTLSRVHKGDVVTCVVTAIQSNGIEVKVDDVLSGFIRRAELARDKAEQRPERFAVGEKVDAKVVSVDKAARKLALTIRGREVEEDKQAINEYGSSDSGASLGDILGAAIRRRSTEA; this is translated from the coding sequence ATGGCTTCAGCCACTACTCTTGAATCGGGCAAAAACAAAGCCCAGACCCAAGGCAATGAGGATTTTGCCGCTCTCCTTGAAGAAACTCTCGGCTCAGATAGCGGATTCGAAGGGTCCGTCGTTACGGGACAGGTCATTCGCCTGAATGACGAGTTCGCCATCGTTGATGTCGGTCTGAAAAGTGAAGGGCGCGTCGCGCTTAAGGAATTCGCCCCCCCAGGTGTGGCAGCGGATGTCAAGCCTGGCGACGCGATTGAGCTTTATGTCGAGCGTTATGAGGATCGAGACGGTCTGATCGTTCTCTCCCGTGAGAAAGCCCGCCGTGAAGAGGCATGGACCTCGCTTGAGCGCGCCTTCGCCAATAATCAGCGCGTCAATGGCACAATCTACGGGCGCGTCAAAGGCGGCTTCACTGTGGATCTCGGTGGTGCGATGGCCTTCCTGCCTGGCAGCCAGGTCGATATCCGCCCCGTGCGGGATGTCGGGCCCCTGATGGGTCAGCCCCAGCCCTTCCAGATCCTGAAAATCGACCGTGCACGCGGTAATATCGTTGTTTCCCGCCGTGCCGTGCTGGAAGAAACCCGTGCCGAGCAGCGCTCCGAACTGATTCAAGGCCTGAAGGAAGGCATGATTCTTGACGGTGTCGTCAAGAATATCACGGATTACGGTGCTTTCGTTGATCTTGGCGGCGTCGATGGGCTTCTGCATGTCACGGACATTGCATGGAAGCGCATCAACCACCCTGCGGAAGCTCTGCAGATCGGCCAGCCTGTGCGCGTGCAGGTTATCCGTTTCAATTCGGATACGCAGCGCATTTCCCTCGGCATGAAGCAGCTTGAAGCGGACCCGTGGGAAAATATCGCCATTAAATATCCGCCGGGCGCGCGTTATACGGCCCGTGTCACCAATATCACCGATTACGGTGCGTTTGTTGAGCTGGAAGCGGGTGTTGAAGGTCTCGTCCACGTTTCTGAAATGTCCTGGACCAAGAAAAACGTCCATCCGGGCAAACTCGTCTCCACATCTCAGGAAGTCGATGTCGTCGTCCTTGACGTGGATAGCAGCAAGCGTCGTATCTCCCTCGGCCTGAAGCAGGTGCAGCGTAATCCGTGGGAGCAGTTCGCTGAGGAGCACAAGGTCGGGTCCGTCATTGAGGGTGAAATCCGGAATATTACGGAGTTCGGTCTCTTCGTCGGGCTGTCTGCAGATATTGATGGCATGGTGCACATGTCCGACCTCTCCTGGGATGAGGCCGGCGAGGTCGCTATGGCGAAATATGAGAAAGGCCAGGTCGTTCAGGCCAAGGTGCTGGATGTCGATGCGGAGAAAGAGCGTATCTCTCTCGGTATCAAGCAGTTGCATGATGACCCTGCCGCGGACACACTGTCCCGCGTGCATAAGGGTGACGTCGTAACGTGCGTTGTGACAGCCATCCAGAGCAACGGGATCGAAGTTAAGGTCGATGACGTTCTCAGCGGCTTCATCCGCCGAGCGGAGCTTGCGCGTGACAAGGCTGAGCAACGTCCCGAGCGCTTCGCTGTTGGTGAAAAAGTTGATGCGAAGGTTGTCTCTGTCGATAAGGCAGCACGTAAGCTGGCGCTGACAATCCGCGGTCGTGAGGTCGAGGAGGATAAGCAGGCGATCAACGAATATGGCTCATCCGATAGTGGTGCCTCTTTGGGCGACATTCTTGGCGCGGCCATTCGTCGCCGGAGCACAGAGGCCTAA
- the cmk gene encoding (d)CMP kinase encodes MKAIIIAIDGPAAAGKGTLAVALAQNLGLPHLDTGLLYRAIGRLMLMEGRDCAGDDASDIAARLQPSDLERTDLRLPEVDRAASLVAAQPAVRAALLQRQRDFAAAHGAVMDGRDIGTAVFPDADIKLFVTASAHARAVRRYQQYHDHDPSAADISQLEAKIEARDHIDSARGVSPLRRAEDAILIETDGLTPDQVLARALDIVVHHPKIAAENR; translated from the coding sequence TTGAAAGCCATTATCATCGCCATTGATGGGCCCGCTGCCGCAGGGAAGGGCACTTTGGCCGTGGCGCTGGCGCAGAATCTTGGCCTGCCGCATCTTGATACCGGGCTTCTCTACCGGGCGATCGGGCGTCTGATGCTGATGGAAGGGCGGGATTGTGCGGGTGACGATGCCAGCGATATCGCGGCCCGCCTTCAGCCATCCGACCTCGAGCGCACTGATCTGCGTCTGCCGGAGGTGGATCGTGCAGCGAGCCTCGTGGCGGCGCAACCTGCCGTGCGTGCCGCGTTGCTGCAACGCCAGAGGGACTTTGCCGCCGCACATGGGGCTGTCATGGATGGGCGGGATATAGGCACGGCTGTTTTCCCCGATGCGGATATAAAATTATTCGTGACTGCCTCAGCGCATGCGCGCGCCGTGCGCCGTTATCAACAATATCATGATCATGACCCGAGTGCGGCTGATATTAGCCAGTTGGAAGCGAAAATTGAAGCGCGCGACCATATCGACTCCGCGCGCGGCGTCTCGCCTTTACGGCGGGCTGAGGATGCGATCCTGATTGAAACGGATGGTCTAACGCCGGATCAGGTTCTGGCGCGCGCTCTGGACATCGTGGTCCACCATCCAAAGATTGCGGCGGAAAACCGCTGA
- the aroA gene encoding 3-phosphoshikimate 1-carboxyvinyltransferase, producing MSPQVAPLRVQRAPVPLRGDVVVVPGDKSISHRALMLAAMAEGRSEISGLLEGEDVLRTASAMRALGVEIRQDGARWVVQGHGAQGLWEPDDVLDMGNSGTAARLMAGILSTQPFNSFMTGDASLRARPMKRVTDPLQKNGACFVTRQGGRLPMAVVGTAQGTPTHYRLPVASAQVKSAILLAGLNAQGETRVDEPTPTRDHTENMLRYFGVDVAVRETESGGRLISLTGPARLHAQNVIVPGDPSSAAFPIVAALLIPGSDLLIRNVGLNPLRTGLLTSLQEMGAQLTIEDVRREGGERVGDLRVNASTLKAVDVPAMRAPSMIDEYPILSVACALAEGTSRLRGLGELRVKESDRLNATLALLKANHVTAHIDGDDLVIEGRPDGNGLGGGRVETLMDHRLAMSAIIFGLAAPNPIDVDDTGFINTSFPGFIHLMNALGAGL from the coding sequence ATGTCTCCCCAAGTGGCTCCTCTGCGTGTCCAGCGCGCCCCTGTCCCTTTGCGCGGCGACGTGGTGGTGGTGCCGGGTGATAAATCCATCAGTCACCGCGCTCTGATGCTCGCCGCCATGGCTGAAGGGCGGTCGGAAATTTCAGGATTGCTGGAGGGGGAGGACGTTTTGCGCACGGCATCCGCCATGCGCGCTCTCGGGGTGGAGATCAGACAGGATGGCGCGCGCTGGGTCGTTCAAGGCCATGGCGCACAAGGTTTGTGGGAGCCTGACGATGTGCTCGATATGGGCAATTCCGGCACGGCGGCCCGTTTGATGGCGGGGATTCTCTCAACGCAGCCCTTTAACAGTTTCATGACGGGTGATGCCAGTCTACGCGCCCGCCCGATGAAACGCGTCACGGACCCGCTCCAGAAAAACGGTGCGTGTTTCGTGACGCGGCAAGGGGGGCGTCTCCCTATGGCGGTGGTCGGCACAGCGCAGGGAACGCCCACCCATTACCGGTTGCCCGTGGCGTCTGCTCAGGTTAAATCCGCCATTCTCCTTGCCGGACTCAATGCGCAGGGTGAAACCCGTGTTGATGAACCGACCCCAACGCGTGATCACACTGAAAATATGCTGCGTTATTTCGGTGTCGATGTCGCCGTCAGGGAAACGGAATCCGGCGGGCGGCTCATCAGTTTGACGGGTCCGGCCCGTCTCCACGCGCAGAATGTGATTGTCCCTGGTGATCCCTCATCAGCGGCCTTTCCGATTGTTGCGGCCTTATTGATTCCGGGTTCGGATCTTCTGATCCGGAATGTCGGGCTTAACCCTCTGCGGACGGGCCTTTTGACGAGTTTGCAGGAAATGGGCGCGCAACTCACGATTGAGGATGTCCGCAGGGAAGGGGGTGAGCGCGTCGGCGATTTGCGGGTCAATGCCTCCACCCTCAAGGCGGTCGACGTGCCTGCAATGCGGGCGCCATCCATGATTGATGAATATCCCATTCTTTCCGTCGCCTGTGCTCTTGCCGAGGGTACGTCCCGCCTGCGGGGATTGGGTGAATTGCGCGTCAAGGAGAGTGATCGCCTTAATGCCACGCTTGCCCTGTTGAAGGCGAACCACGTCACCGCGCACATTGATGGCGATGACCTTGTCATTGAAGGGCGTCCGGACGGTAACGGCCTCGGTGGCGGGCGGGTGGAGACGTTGATGGATCATCGTCTCGCGATGAGTGCCATTATTTTCGGCCTCGCCGCGCCCAATCCGATTGACGTCGATGATACAGGCTTCATCAATACGAGCTTCCCCGGATTCATTCATCTCATGAACGCGTTGGGTGCCGGACTTTGA